The Chelonia mydas isolate rCheMyd1 chromosome 1, rCheMyd1.pri.v2, whole genome shotgun sequence nucleotide sequence GGGAGAAGCACCTCTATGAAGAACTCACATTCCACACTAATGCTGTGGAATTAAGAACTCCACCTAGGAGCACACCTCTTGTACgaaatggggaaggggcaggagttcACCCTTGCCCTTGTTCCCCAGATGTCACCTCCGGTCTAGATGTCAGAGAATCCACATGGAAGAGTGAGAAtcgcagaatcatagaatatcaaggttggaagggacctcaggaggtcatccagtccaaacccctgctcaaagcaggaccaatccccaactaaatcatcccagcaagggctttgtcaagcctgaccttaaaaacctctaaggaagaagattccaccacctccctaggtaacgcattccagtgcttcaccaccctcctagtgaaaaagtttttcctaatatccaacctaaacctctcccactgcaacttgagaccattactccttgttctgtcatctgctaccactgagaacagtctagagccatcctctttggaaccccctttcacgtagttgaaagcagctatcaaatcccccctcattcttctcttccgcagactaaacaatcccagttccttcagcctctcctcataagtcatgtgttccagccccctaatcatttttcttgctctctgctggactctttccaatttttccacatccttcttgtagtgtggggcccaaaactggacacagtactccagatgaggcctcaccaatgttgaatagaggggaacgatcacgtcccacaatctgctggcaatgctcctacttatacagcccaaaatgccattggccttcttggcaacaagggcacactgtgcactcatatccagcttcttgttcactgtaaaccccaggttcttttctgcagtactgctgacttgccattcagtccctagtctgtagcggtgcgttcgattcttccgtcctaagtgcaggactctgcacttctccttgctgaacctcatcagatttcttttggcccaatcctctaatttgtctaggtccctctgtatcctatccctaccctccagtgtatctacctctcctcccactttagtgtcatctgcaaacttcctgagggtgcaatccattccatcctccagatcattaatgaagatattgaacaaaactagccccaggacccacccttggggcactccccttgataccggcttccaactagatatggagccattgatcactatctgttgagcccgatgtctgttgagcccgatgatctagccagctttctgtccaccttatactccattcatccagcccatacttcttcaacttgctggcaaaaatactgtgggagaccgtatcaaaatctttgctaaagtcaaggaataacacatccactgctttcccctcatccacagagccagttatctcgtcatagaaggcaattagattagtcaagcatgacttgcccttggtgaatccatgctggctgttcctgatcactttcctctcctctaagtgcttcaaaattgattccttgagaacttgctccatgatttttccagaagTAACTGTGGGTCCTTCAGTTTGAGATGAAAGGACCTAGGCGAGTTGTGTTTGGTCAGATTGTGTCACTGAGGGGGGTGTGGCTGGATCGCAAGGGACCCCAGCCTTGTGATCCAAAGGTCCCTGGTTGCAAGAAAAGAGCTATGATTACACTAAGCCATACAGAGCACGTGTTTACTATTGTGTATGTATGCTACAGTATCACTTAGTAAGTGACGTCTGTTTTATGGAGCGGGTCTCCTAGTCTCTTACCAAAAGCCACTTGGTGCAGATCCCCACCCCTACCAGCAGGGTAACACCATGAAGTCACAAGACCTCATCACATTCTCCCTGGCACTGGCCAAAACAGCCATCAATCAAACCAGGAGGACGACACTCCACAAGGAGTTTCCCTGTGACTGAGGGGGTCTGTTCCTGTTCCTTAGCTGTCCTACACACCTGGGCAGTGTTCCTCTGGGCAGCCTCACTGACTCCTTGGACTCCTTTTTCGGTGCAGCCAGCACGTTCCAGGAGTGTCCCCATCCTGCTCCCGAGCTTATACCTTTCACACACCAGCCCATTTCCGTTTCCCCATTTTGTCCCTGTCAAGGCTGTTTCCCCACTTGGACatttcgagtgcagaaggtgggggcctgcaaaaGACCTTAAAAGTTCTTGCTGCCTATGGCTTGCATTAAAACTCCTCAAGGTTACAGATTCCCTGGCCTTGGACTATTATTGCTGCCACAACCCGAATGCTAAAACCTCCTTGAGAACCCAGGgtggcacacttgggaattccttcctgtgaggTGCCCTCAAGCTCCCTGGAGAGAGCTTGAAAAAAATCCAGCTGTTGATACCAATTGAGAAGTATGGAACTTTATTTCCTCTCAGTAATTTGGCTGTGCGGTCTTAGGCATGCGCGTGCAGAACCTCCACCTTCTGGGACACAGGAATCAGATCAAAAAGagtgatttttattaaacaaaaagaaaacagatctGGCAAAATGATGCTTGGTTGCTAGGTGTCATAGAGCaattgaaaaaaagtttaaaaacacagagaactGCTTCGCTGGGATTCAGCTTGTAAAGTAACAGTACAAGGGGGAAGTTACATGTGCTCAGCAGAGAGACCCAACAAacccaaaataaagaaataacctGATCGTGTCTGAATAAACATTCCCTCTTCTACTCACATATCTGTAGTTCAAGATTTCATCATTCCAGCAGCCTTGCCTCCCCAACACAACAGGAACAACAGGAAAAGAAAGGGCTGTGGCTGCCAATTCAAAATCAATGCTTTGTTTTCGTTGGCTCTCCTGGCCTCCTGCCAACTCACTTTCTACTTCCCTAAGCATTCCTGTGAGTCTGGGACTCTACGATTTTAACCCTTACAGGCAAGGCAATTAATAAGTAGGTCTAAAGAATGAACAATGACTGAGAAAGATTCTAACTAACTGAATGGCTGGAAAATCCAGAAAAtggtgttccccccacccccaatcaccaATCCCAAATAGTAGGTTCCCACACCCAGGCAGTTAGCGCCCAGGGGGCTCTGCCCACCTCTCTGCGATTTCAAGTGGCCCAGAAAATCCCCTGAGGAGAAGTTTCTAGCTGCATAGATTTCCATATTGACACTGCCGAACTTGTTACAAAAAGTCTCGAAAGATGTGAGGCCACTGAGCAGACCGACACCACCAAGCAGAATGACATGTAACAAGACCTGGAAATGTTGCTACTAACAGTCTTCACAGCAGGtacatttaaagacttcagggattTGTGTCTGAGAGAGCAATCCACACCCGGCATTCCACAATCAAACAACACAGACACAGACCGTTCCACCAAGGGCTGCTAAACGAGACCATGGCCATCAGGATGGGGTCAGTGTTCCTTCTAAGCTGCAGGCCTGCACAATGGTCTACCAAGCGCCACACTCCTGATTCCTGCAGCCACGCCCATCCTCAGTGATGGCAACTTGTGTTTACCTTGGTAGATTCAgtcagagaaagggagagggtgAAAGGAAAACCCTCTAACACCCAGTGTCTGCTGTTTGTACTTGGGTGGCTTAAGTAAGCCCTCGGGTAgctcagtttgggtgtgtggggcaTTCTGCTGTTGtgctgggtgataacagggcctggagaggctgaatCACCAGCAAAGCTGTATGGAAAAGGGCCAGCCCACCTGGGTCATTAGAGAGGAATAACAGTTTCCAGGGCtcccagattgtaccctggggctGACAACCCATCACACTCATCCCTTCTGGAGCCCAAATTAGGCCCCCAGGCACCTGTGACTCaagcatggggcagggactgtaccCAGAACAAACGATCGATATATGGCAGTTGCTTGGTTCCTTTACCCCTGTGTTCTCACCCCAGCAGGGCATAACAATGTAAAACACCACAGTGAGTGGAGAAGTCCCATTATACTAGTTCTCACACAGGATTGCACAACCTCTTTTCTGCATCGATGTCTGAAAGATTAATAGAATATTAAaatttgatgattacctgatgCAGAGAGGAGATGGAATATTAGAACAGTTTGATCTTCCAGGTATATAGCCACTTCAGACCTCAAAAAGGGATATTGGCAAATACCTTTGATTCCAGTATCCTGGTTGAAGAAAGCGTTTTCCACGCTCCATGGCTTGCATTAATTAAGGATGACTTCATTTGGCCTTCACAGAGTGGCATTGACTTTTCAGAGGCTAATGCACTGTATATTACAACTGCATGGGCGGTATGCTGTGGTGCACTGCTATGATCAATTGAAAATGGTTTTTGGTTCCGTATCTTGTAGCCACACATACTGCAGACAGCAGTGCATTACACACAGTAAAGAAAAACCCCACTGTTAATTGCTAGGCTGAACAACAGTGTGCAAGACTCAATTTGCCCTGACAATCTGAGCCCCTGGTATCGGGGAATCATTTCTTCACTCCCGGGGGAGGCTCGCAAGCTGAAGTTCTCCAGGGTCTGTTTCTGCTCATCCCACTTGCTCATGGAGCCAAGGGGATTTTCCAGGAGTCCTGGCCAACCTGAGAGTCTGCAGGGACTGTACAGGAGAATCATAAAGATCGCTCCCCAGCACGTCGAATGTCAGACTTGTGAGATTCATACGCTGATTCTCAGGGCTCTGCCTTGCTGTTGCCCTAAGGAGATTTCTTCCCTCTGCTGAGCAGGATTATGGTGAGTTGCCTGTTTCTGCACTAAAGTTAATGCTATGGGCTCAGGAAGGGTTCCAGGGTACAAGTCAAGAACCATTTGGGCAGGAATTCAGAACAACGGTGACTTGAACACTTTAGTATTGTTAGAAACACCCAGTGATTTACCCGGTAAAAATGAAACTACAAATGTACTGGAAATAGtttagacaaatatttgtttttaagatcagttcTTTGCCTCTTACTTTGCCCCTCTATCTGTCTCAGTAGTTTCCTTTTTTGAGCGGTGTGATTTTTCTATGGTTCACTCAATTTTTCCAATTCATCGACTTCACCGACCTATTAGGAAGTGCAGCCAAAGCCTCTGCAGTGGGTTTCTGTGTTACCAGGGGTTCACAACAAGAATGGGTCGCAcactggccagattctgctctcgcATTTGACCTTCACGGGGTCGCTCCAGACTGATGCTGGCCTCCCTGAGAGCCAAATGAGGGCCCACTTGCTTTGGAATCCCCATCTTTCATGCCCGGTCTCAGAATGCCACGTAAACAGGGTTTCCTTTAGACTCCTTCAGCGCCCTTACAGAAGAGTGTTCTCAGTAGCAGGACCTGAAGCCGTGATTTTTGAAGCTTGTAGCTGAAAGTTAAAAACTCAGGATGAATCtggtcccattgaggtcaatggcaaagctctgaAAACAGCCAGGAGTTCACCCTAAATCCACATCTAGGGTCTTAAATAAAtagcctgatttacactggtcaTTAGTCTTCAGTGACTTCAACGGGAGTCGTCCTGAGCCCTCTAAGGAAGGGTGAGCTCATTTGAACCAAAATGAACAGAGAGGAAAGTTACTGAAATCTCAAACTCACAGGCTTAGAGATTCAGAATTATTAGGATAACAATTTCTttcaaggagagagaggagactgCTCTCTCTGTCCCCCGGCATCTCTGGCTCTGGAGTGGTTCAGAAGCACTAAAAGGCGGTAAAAATAAAAGAGGCATAACGAGGCctccggggggaagggggaaggggtgtcTCACACTGCAATGTAATGTGGACCACACTGTAGTAGATTGCCTCTGACAATCCCTTATCCCGTGAGCAACCCCACTACAGTGTCGTTACAGTGGCAATTGCCAACACGGAAGGGATGTCTGTGTTTCTAATGGGCTGCAATACGTTAAAGCTTTGTGTCATTTTGAGGAAGAGTTACTTTTAGTCTCCtcgtcctctctccctcccatctggtctgtctctctctccttccaggaCAGGCTGAGCTGTTGCTGCTGGGGTTCCCTTCAGCCCCAAGAAAGGCTGTTCAGTTTGATCCCCCCTTTTCCCCGGTGCAGTCAGACACTGAGTTTAACCTGGTCTGAGGAGGGATTTCTGTGAGCTGTTGCTGTGTGGCCTGGCACTTGAGTGAGGAGTATCGCTGTGTGACAGGAATGGAAGTTGGGCAGGGTGGGGACCTGCCCTGGCAAGCCACAGAACTGAAGACTGGGTGTCACAACATTTACTCAGTTTTCAATCCAACTTCTTGTTATGCAACTTCAGGCATTTCGCCAGTGGAAAGAACCATTGATGTTTGTGTGACACTGCAGcccatgtaggtacttgcagactgttatcaagtcagCCCTTCACCATCTTTTTTAAACTACACAGATTGAgatctttgagtctatcactataaagcaggttttctgcTCTTTTATTAATTCTTGTGATTGTTCTCTGAACTCTCTTCAgtgtattgtgatacagcatggcgagagggcagcaggagattGTTaaaagggagccttattccctgtagagggaataAAGTTTACTATAgaccaattaaagcacctgaagccagtcacatgataaaacccccctgcttcaatcagacaagaggaggagttgaagcagagtggattggtgttggagcagagagcagtttggagagaagcagaggagagtttggagaagtgctgcggtgggctaagaagactaagaccctaggtaaagggacacctggtttgtgcagagggagggcaagaagccccacaagctgaagggcaggagagggaagtagcccaggggaagaaaCCACTACTTCTAGTGGTTTACCgttatccctagggcccctgggctgggatccagagtagagggcgggcccgggtccctccctctccactcccctcccctaggacactagtggggcagttaataccccagttcaggggcaagaaacagtgccctgaaccccccacccccgcaagaAGAGAAAACGTGAGActcatcatagtagtgctggcaatttgcaaCAGTATCGACATCCCTCTTTAACGATGGACACGAGAACTGGACAGAGGATTCCAGCAGCTGTTGCTCCAGTGCCAAATATACACGTAAAAAACTTCTCTACCTCTCCTTCAGTCAGATTTCCCTGGATATCATCTCAGGCTCTTTTGGCCACATGGTCACACTGGGAGTTCGTGTTTAGTTAATTACCCTTTCATGCCCCCAAATCTAGTTCAGAGTCATTGCACTTCCCACGATATCCCCCCATCGAGTGAGGAttgcctgcattctttgtttctagatgtagaTATCCAGCATTAGAACACATACTGGTTGCTTCGACCCAGTTTGCCAATCAACCCAGATTGCTCTgagtcagtgacctgtcctcttcattatttaccatcccctactttttgtgtcatctgcaaacttcatcaatATTCAGGCATAAGAAGGGTAAGCACCAGAGTTGCTGACAAATGTCTCTGCTTACACTCGCCAATTAATGCCTGTAACCCACCAGAAATTGTCTCACCAAAGAAACAAGGAACAAACCAACTTGCTGACCTATAGCCCGAAATACCACAACACTTGTGCCCCTAGTACCCATTCTCTTGAGTACACAATTATAGCCCAGCATGATTATGTCTGTTTCCATGAGGGAAACTTGGCTCCCTTCCAACACAAGAACTGCATCGTGGATCAGACCTATGGTatatctagtccagtgtcctcttTCCGACAGTGAGAGTCCCAGGTGCTTCAGTGCAAGGTGTAACAACCTAGGAGTGAGTGGATGCGGGGTTGACCTGACCATCATGAGGTTGTTACCCTAATGCCTAACAGCTAGAGATTGGCTTGTGCCCTGAAACACATTGGCATATaggctttccaaaatatttattttgctgtaaCTATTGTAACTGGATTGTCTCACTATCCATGTAAATGTCCAAACACTGACTGATCCTTGCTTAGCTCATGGACCCAATTCTgtcttgtgacaatgagttcctcAGTTTAATTAGGCATCAAGTgaagaaagcatttttttttatctgttttgaatttgccacattTCAGTGTAATTGAATGTCCTCTCGATCTTTTGTTGGAGCGTAGATAGAGCATGTGTTCTCGCTCTCTCCTTCCAGTCTGTATTTTACAGACTTTTCTCATACCTCCTCTTATTTCTCATATCTCCTCCTTTGTAAGGTAACAATCCCAGGCTTTTCAACCTCTCTCCTTGATCTTTCCCTGAACCcctctagttctgcaatatccCGTGTGAGAAGGGTGACCAGTACTACACagaggagtccagaggagagtgaaACATTGTCTGACTGATCTCAATACATTGTATTTTCTGTATAATTCCCCATCCCACTCCTTCTGGGTTCCAATGTTTTGCTTAGTTTCTGTCCCTGCTTGCACTGTGAGCAGGGTTTCCCAGAGCTGTGTAGCATGATGCCCAGCTCCCTGTCCTGAGTTCATACCGTTAAATTACAACCTTGTTAGGTGTTCGAGGAGTTCAAGCTTTTCCCTCCAATGTGAATACATGTTTCAGTTATTAACGTTGAAGGTCGTGTGCCATTCACCTGGCTTGGTTAGCTCCCTCTGAGGACTTCTCTGGACTTGACTATGACCTAAATAATTTGGTGCCATCTGCAATAGTTGCCACCTCTCTGTTCACCCCATTCTAGATTGTTAATAACtatgaaatgtaaatatttttataattgttATAAAGTGTGTAAGCCCCTCACTATGTTTCTGTCCCTTCACAGGAACCTTGAGCATTTCTGAACCTGATTGACATATTGACAACCTTATGGCAGATTTCAATCGCACCCCCTCTGACCCTTCAACATTCATCCTAATGGGCATCTCTGGGCTAGAAGCTGCTCACATCTGGATTTCCATCCCATTCTCTATGTTCTACATTATCGGCCTGTTAGGAAATTTCATGCTTCTGTTTGTGGTAGGCAAGGAGCAGACCCTCCACAAGCCgatgtacctgctgctctgcaaGCTGGCACTCACAGACATCTGCACATCTACCTCCGTCATGCCAAatgcactgtgtatattttggtttaatttgaaAGGCATTACTGTGCgtggctgcctcacccagatgttcttccttcACTCAGTTTCTATTATGCAGTCAGCTGTCCTCGTGACAATGGCCTTCGATCGCTATgttgccatatgtaaccctctgagatatgccaccatcctcaccaatGCACGAATAGCTAAGCTAGGGCTAGTGAGTTTGATCAGAGCTATTCTCttcattctgcccctgcccctgctcctgagtAGGCAGCCATTCTGTGACAACCACATTATCCCCCACACGTATTGTGAGCACATGGCTGTGGTGAAGATGTCATGTGGGGAAACCACAGTCAATAAGATGTACGGCTTGGTGATAGCATTTTTAGTCTTAGGGTTAGATCTTATGCTTATTGCCCTGTCCTATGGTCTGATCATCAGGGCTGTCCTCAGAATCTCCTCCAAGAAAGCCCACCAGAAAGCCCTTaacacctgcacagcccacatTTGTGTGATGCTAATGTCTTATCCTCCCTTCTTCTTTTCCACTCTGACACATAGATTCGGTCAGGGCATCGCTCCCCACATTCAAATTATCTTGGCCAACCTctatttcctcctccccaccatgtTCAACCCTATCATCTATGGCATCAAAAACAAAGAGCTTCGTGAGAAAGTGGTCAAATACACTTGCAGAATGTGCTTTCTCAGGGGCCACTGACTTTAAAACTTTCTGACTAGAGGGGGAAAGGATATCTCCCTGTTAATCATGGGTGCTCTCTCCTAGTTAGGCTAAACTCACCATTGTGGAAGTTCATAGTCTGAGAAATTCCTCACACCTCATGACTTATCACTCCATCATCAACCACTGCTCTCTCCATTGCTGAGTTCCCTCTCTGACCATCACCTGACCTCTTTCAGCATCACCCATCAGCCCCTAACCCCTACACACCCTGTCACTTGGCCTTTCCATGACTTTCAGACCACCAGAAGATAATGCAGCTTTCTGGCGTAAGGTGGCTTTGCATTAATCCCTGTGTGTAGAGGATTCTTGATCAGTTTGACAGACTGAATCTATGCTTCTACATAgccaaagacaaagaaagaaacaacaaTGCTGAACTTCTTTTTCATATGTTCAGAGATCTGGTGAGTAAAATTTACCTGATTTTCCTATGTCCTGTGATTCGGGGAGCCTGTAGGATAAACCAAATATTTCAACTGGAAAGTGATAATACAGTAAAGCTGCTGCAGGAATTGAAGACATTCTTCTAGAGCTTATTGGTTAGATTTGTGAAACTGTGTATTTTTGAGAACGGGACTACTGTATTAAACTACAACCAAAACCACTGAGCTGCTCTCaggttggaattttcaaaacAGACACTAACAGTTCACACTGTCGAAGATGTCAAAATAGGTGTCGAGATTTCATGTTGGAGTTTTTGAAACAGATGAAACAGAGATTGCCACCAAAAGTTGAGGTGATTGAATTACTTTCAGTATTAAGTCCTTCTACTGCGCTCAGCTCTGCATGAGCTAGGTTGGCTGATATCTCATTTTTGCCATGGGTTTGTGGAGAGCTTGGACAGTTGGAGCAGCAGTGGAGAGTTTTGCCCATGGTTCACTGGCCTCATGCTCAGGAAAACAAAGTTGAGCAGTTTGGGGTTGAAGTTCTCAAAAACACGGATTCGGCTGAGGACAAAGACTTTAGTGAACTTGGCTTGTTTGCTCTTTCATTACTGTTGTTACCTTTTAGCAATGCTGCAGTTGAATGATTGTTTTTTCTCAGATGAACTTGATATAAACAAAATTGCACAAGAAGATGCAAGAGGAACTTATAGAAAACATTCTTATTAGGGCACATATGCAATGACACAAAATCTGTTGTGAACAGTTTGCACCAAAGAAAGAAATAATTGCAGTGGTCACTGCTGATGTATGAGCAGTAGGAGGAGCATTCTACTCCCAATGAAGACAGCGAGGATGAAATGTTGCCATTTAGAGACTAACAGCAACAAGCTAATTCAACTCAAAATATGGACATTGATTACCATCATTGAATGCCATTAGAAAAAACATAACATAATaatgtgattttttgtttttagactACATAAATCGTGGGCTActtttggattatttttaatacagtcatttttttaaacacctgtCCCCCCTCAATTGGGAGACTAGTACCAGTACTGGGGGTTTGATTTTGTTTGTCATCTCATAGCTTTGTTGCTAAGGTGCATCAACTCCTGCTGGGGcttgtagctttttaaaaagaaatcaaatctGTACTAGATATCTAATGaaatcttccatttctttcttGATGTATAGGCCAATGTGTTGATTAAAAAATACCCCTTTGCTTCAAGAAATAGAGCTAATTTTGGGTTAGTTTTTAAATGACTTTGGGCTAATAATGCAGTAGAAATTTGGCAGTCTTTCAAGCTGAGCtggagggagagcagcagcagccagaaacataaggggcagaga carries:
- the LOC102934889 gene encoding putative olfactory receptor 52P1 translates to MADFNRTPSDPSTFILMGISGLEAAHIWISIPFSMFYIIGLLGNFMLLFVVGKEQTLHKPMYLLLCKLALTDICTSTSVMPNALCIFWFNLKGITVRGCLTQMFFLHSVSIMQSAVLVTMAFDRYVAICNPLRYATILTNARIAKLGLVSLIRAILFILPLPLLLSRQPFCDNHIIPHTYCEHMAVVKMSCGETTVNKMYGLVIAFLVLGLDLMLIALSYGLIIRAVLRISSKKAHQKALNTCTAHICVMLMSYPPFFFSTLTHRFGQGIAPHIQIILANLYFLLPTMFNPIIYGIKNKELREKVVKYTCRMCFLRGH